The following coding sequences are from one Geodermatophilus normandii window:
- a CDS encoding mechanosensitive ion channel family protein, giving the protein MAPLTALLDWLAGRGLEIVLIVLGSVLLARFISWAGDRITSRIDARSTGGDVLVRSEAAKHRHSLTQVLRWALIVLVYAVAVFYVLDRLGVPVTGLVAPATVLGVGLGFGAQRIVGDVLAGFFLITERQYGFGDVVSIAVVGGGDPAEGTVEDVTLRITRLRSADGEVVTVPNGQIVKVVNLSRDWARAVVDVPVPTSADVTRVNGILREVGRQAFADDDLRRLLLDEPSVMGVESIDLDQVNVRVVARTLPGRQFEVGRDLRARIVLAFARAGLNLTPGPEPAPAPAPAPTRQGAQQ; this is encoded by the coding sequence ATGGCGCCACTGACCGCCCTGCTCGACTGGCTCGCCGGCCGCGGCCTGGAGATCGTGCTGATCGTCCTCGGCTCGGTGCTGCTCGCGCGGTTCATCAGCTGGGCCGGCGACCGCATCACCAGCCGCATCGACGCGCGCTCCACCGGCGGTGACGTGCTGGTGCGCTCGGAGGCCGCCAAGCACCGGCACTCGCTGACCCAGGTGCTCCGGTGGGCGCTGATCGTGCTGGTCTACGCGGTGGCGGTGTTCTACGTGCTCGACCGCCTCGGCGTCCCGGTCACCGGCCTGGTCGCGCCGGCCACCGTGCTCGGTGTCGGGCTCGGCTTCGGCGCGCAGCGCATCGTCGGCGACGTGCTGGCCGGGTTCTTCCTCATCACCGAGCGGCAGTACGGCTTCGGCGACGTCGTCTCGATCGCCGTGGTCGGCGGCGGGGACCCGGCGGAGGGGACCGTCGAGGACGTGACCTTGCGGATCACCCGGCTGCGCTCCGCCGACGGTGAGGTGGTCACCGTGCCGAACGGGCAGATCGTCAAGGTCGTCAACCTCTCGCGCGACTGGGCGCGCGCCGTCGTCGACGTGCCGGTGCCGACGTCGGCCGACGTCACCCGCGTGAACGGGATCCTCCGCGAGGTGGGCCGGCAGGCCTTCGCCGACGACGACCTGCGCCGCCTGCTGCTCGACGAGCCCAGCGTGATGGGCGTCGAGAGCATCGACCTCGACCAGGTGAACGTCCGCGTCGTGGCCCGGACGCTGCCCGGCCGGCAGTTCGAGGTCGGCCGCGACCTGCGCGCGCGCATCGTGCTCGCCTTCGCCCGCGCCGGCCTCAACCTCACCCCCGGTCCAGAGCCCGCCCCGGCGCCCGCACCGGCGCCCACCCGGCAGGGGGCGCAGCAGTGA
- a CDS encoding thioesterase family protein produces MDLPSACFVPDGDGYVATALTIGPWDPGLQHAGPPAALLAREVERAGGIAGGQTVRLAYDVLGPVPVGPVQVAARVLRPGRRIELVEATLTAGGRTAMRVTAWRMRTRDASDTATPPQPAAVGPEDGRPAVFDVFRQEVAYHRALEWREASGTLTGTGPAAAWTRPLCALVEGEPMTPLQHLLVMTDAASGISAELSWDRATFANVDLVVALFRQPAGEWLGMDATTTLGPTGVGQCAADLHDATGRIGRSVASLFVEPR; encoded by the coding sequence GTGGACCTGCCCTCCGCCTGCTTCGTCCCGGACGGCGACGGCTACGTCGCGACCGCGCTGACCATCGGCCCCTGGGACCCGGGCCTCCAGCACGCCGGGCCGCCGGCCGCGCTGCTGGCCCGCGAGGTCGAGCGGGCCGGCGGGATCGCCGGCGGACAGACCGTGCGGCTGGCCTACGACGTCCTGGGGCCGGTGCCGGTCGGTCCGGTGCAGGTGGCGGCACGGGTGCTGCGCCCGGGCCGGCGCATCGAGCTGGTCGAGGCCACGCTCACCGCGGGCGGGCGCACGGCGATGCGGGTCACCGCCTGGCGGATGCGCACCCGGGACGCGTCCGACACCGCGACGCCGCCGCAGCCGGCCGCCGTCGGCCCGGAGGACGGGCGCCCCGCGGTGTTCGACGTCTTCCGCCAGGAGGTCGCCTACCACCGCGCGCTGGAGTGGCGCGAGGCGTCGGGCACGCTAACCGGCACCGGGCCGGCGGCGGCGTGGACCCGGCCGCTGTGCGCGCTGGTCGAGGGCGAGCCCATGACGCCGCTGCAGCACCTGCTGGTCATGACCGACGCGGCCAGCGGCATCTCCGCCGAGCTGTCGTGGGACCGGGCGACCTTCGCCAACGTCGACCTCGTCGTCGCGCTGTTCCGGCAGCCGGCCGGCGAGTGGCTGGGCATGGACGCGACCACGACGCTCGGGCCCACCGGCGTGGGGCAGTGCGCCGCCGACCTCCACGACGCCACCGGGCGGATCGGCCGCTCGGTGGCCTCGCTGTTCGTCGAGCCGCGGTGA
- a CDS encoding VOC family protein produces the protein MRTLFLNLPVTDVAASRAFYTTLGFSVDERFSDDSSASVAVSDAIHLQLMSREKMAGFVPEGTAIGDPRQATAALYALSCDSREEVDAMVAKALGAGGSAWMPPQDHGFLYGASFTDPDGHVWEVVWMDAANVQ, from the coding sequence GTGCGCACGCTGTTCCTCAACCTGCCGGTGACCGACGTGGCGGCCAGCCGCGCCTTCTACACGACCCTCGGCTTCTCGGTGGACGAGCGGTTCTCCGACGACTCCTCGGCCTCGGTGGCCGTCAGCGACGCCATCCACCTGCAGCTGATGAGCCGGGAGAAGATGGCCGGCTTCGTCCCCGAGGGGACGGCGATCGGCGACCCGCGGCAGGCGACGGCGGCGCTGTACGCGCTGTCCTGCGACAGCCGCGAGGAGGTCGACGCGATGGTGGCGAAGGCGCTCGGCGCCGGCGGGTCCGCGTGGATGCCGCCGCAGGACCACGGCTTCCTGTACGGCGCGAGCTTCACCGACCCCGACGGCCACGTCTGGGAGGTCGTGTGGATGGACGCCGCGAACGTCCAGTGA
- a CDS encoding EamA family transporter yields the protein MPHPRRPAVGYLTTVAAAGLFAVNGTVSTLALQAGVPPTWLTAMRCGGAAAGLLAALTVVSPARLRLTWREVPFLAVFGVVGVALTQFLYYVAIGRLPVGIALVFEMTAPVGIALWVRLVRKEPVRPRIWLALALSLSGLVLVAQVWQGGGSLDLLGVGAGLAAAVCLATYYLMGERGTATRDPVALTTWTFVAAALFWAVVAPFTASFDAGVLGERVPVSLGAAHLPLWLLVLWIVVLGAIVPFWLSIAALRHLPPTTAGLVATVEPVFASVVAWLWLEQVLSGWQVAGGLVVLGGIGLAQTARTAAARPAPAPAPVPETPAPLG from the coding sequence GTGCCGCATCCCCGCCGCCCCGCCGTCGGCTACCTGACCACCGTCGCGGCGGCGGGCCTGTTCGCCGTCAACGGCACCGTCTCGACACTCGCGCTGCAGGCCGGCGTCCCGCCGACCTGGCTCACCGCGATGCGCTGCGGCGGGGCGGCGGCCGGGCTGCTGGCGGCGCTGACCGTCGTCTCGCCCGCGCGGCTGCGGCTGACCTGGCGCGAGGTGCCGTTCCTGGCCGTGTTCGGTGTGGTCGGCGTGGCGCTGACGCAGTTCCTCTACTACGTCGCCATCGGCCGGCTCCCCGTCGGCATCGCCCTGGTCTTCGAGATGACCGCGCCGGTCGGCATCGCGCTGTGGGTCCGGTTGGTGCGCAAGGAACCCGTCCGGCCCCGCATCTGGCTGGCGCTGGCGCTGTCGCTGTCGGGGCTCGTCCTGGTCGCCCAGGTGTGGCAGGGCGGCGGCTCGCTGGACCTGCTCGGCGTCGGCGCGGGCCTCGCCGCCGCGGTCTGCCTGGCCACCTACTACCTGATGGGCGAGCGCGGCACGGCCACCCGCGACCCGGTCGCGCTCACCACCTGGACGTTCGTCGCCGCGGCGCTGTTCTGGGCCGTCGTCGCCCCGTTCACGGCCTCGTTCGACGCCGGCGTGCTCGGGGAGCGGGTGCCGGTCTCCCTGGGCGCGGCGCACCTGCCGCTCTGGCTGCTCGTGCTCTGGATCGTGGTGCTGGGGGCGATCGTGCCGTTCTGGCTGTCCATCGCCGCCCTGCGCCACCTGCCGCCCACGACCGCCGGGCTGGTCGCCACCGTGGAGCCGGTGTTCGCCTCCGTCGTCGCGTGGCTGTGGCTCGAGCAGGTGCTCAGCGGCTGGCAGGTGGCCGGGGGGCTCGTGGTGCTCGGCGGGATCGGGCTGGCCCAGACCGCGCGCACCGCCGCGGCCCGGCCGGCGCCGGCGCCGGCGCCGGTTCCCGAGACGCCGGCGCCGCTGGGCTGA
- a CDS encoding siderophore-interacting protein, with the protein MTTTTEAPAAAVAELPRWLFFETVVARVAPLGPSMVRITLTGPRLGGFGVAGHDQRVKLVLTPDPTALAELQAVGAEWYPAYCALAEERRPVLRTYTVRAARPERAEVDLDVVLHGVSDGHAGPAATWAAAARPGDPMVLMGPDRPGRGRAWGVEWAPPATASCLLLAGDETAVPAVGAILESLAPGQRAVAVLEVPQAADLQDLRLPEGVEVRWLARGHRPRGELLVPAVHAALVDLGIAATPAPAPEDVDLETEPLWEVPADPAAGAGCYAWLAGEAAVVKRLRRHLVADLGVDRRAVAFMGYWREGRAES; encoded by the coding sequence GTGACGACGACGACCGAGGCCCCGGCAGCGGCGGTGGCCGAGCTGCCGCGGTGGCTCTTCTTCGAGACCGTCGTCGCGCGGGTGGCGCCGCTCGGGCCCTCGATGGTGCGGATCACGCTCACCGGCCCCCGCCTGGGCGGCTTCGGCGTCGCCGGTCACGACCAGCGGGTCAAGCTCGTCCTCACCCCGGACCCCACCGCGCTGGCCGAGCTCCAGGCCGTCGGCGCCGAGTGGTACCCGGCCTACTGCGCCCTGGCCGAGGAGCGGCGCCCCGTCCTGCGCACCTACACCGTGCGCGCCGCCCGGCCCGAGCGGGCCGAGGTCGACCTCGACGTCGTCCTGCACGGGGTCTCCGACGGGCACGCCGGCCCCGCCGCCACGTGGGCGGCCGCCGCCCGCCCCGGCGACCCGATGGTGCTCATGGGCCCCGACCGGCCCGGCCGCGGCCGCGCCTGGGGCGTGGAGTGGGCGCCGCCGGCGACGGCCTCGTGCCTGCTGCTCGCCGGCGACGAGACCGCGGTGCCGGCCGTCGGCGCGATCCTCGAGTCGCTGGCGCCCGGGCAGCGCGCCGTCGCGGTCCTCGAGGTGCCGCAGGCCGCCGACCTGCAGGACCTGCGGCTGCCCGAGGGCGTGGAGGTGCGCTGGCTGGCCCGCGGCCACCGCCCCCGTGGCGAGCTGCTCGTGCCCGCGGTGCACGCCGCCCTGGTCGACCTCGGCATCGCCGCCACCCCGGCGCCCGCGCCCGAGGACGTCGACCTGGAGACCGAGCCGCTGTGGGAGGTCCCCGCGGACCCCGCGGCGGGCGCCGGCTGCTACGCCTGGCTGGCCGGCGAGGCCGCGGTGGTCAAGCGGCTGCGCCGGCACCTGGTCGCCGACCTCGGCGTCGACCGGCGTGCGGTGGCCTTCATGGGCTACTGGCGCGAGGGCCGCGCCGAGTCCTGA
- a CDS encoding ABC transporter ATP-binding protein: MTTSTPAAPPLSAPTPDGRVRLAAEGLRLAYDDRVVVDGLDLTLTDGSFTAIVGPNGCGKSTLLRALGRLLRPAAGQVLLDGRAIQRTPTRDVARVLGLLPQTPVAPAGLTVADLVARGRHPHQSWLRQWSAEDEAVVAEALAWTDMGDLADRPVDELSGGQRQRAWISMALAQGTDLILLDEPTTYLDLSHQIDVLELVARLHAERGRTVVVVLHDLNLAARYAHRLVAMRDGVLVASGTPHEVLTEQLLADVFDLEARVVPDPVAGTPMVVPVRRLPR, encoded by the coding sequence ATGACGACCTCCACCCCCGCCGCGCCCCCGCTGTCCGCACCGACGCCCGACGGGCGGGTGCGCCTGGCCGCCGAGGGGCTGCGCCTGGCCTACGACGACCGCGTCGTCGTCGACGGGCTCGACCTCACGCTCACCGACGGCTCGTTCACCGCGATCGTCGGGCCCAACGGCTGCGGCAAGTCCACCCTGCTGCGCGCGCTGGGCCGCCTGCTGCGCCCCGCGGCCGGCCAGGTGCTGCTCGACGGCCGCGCGATCCAGAGGACGCCGACCCGCGACGTCGCCCGCGTGCTCGGCCTGCTGCCGCAGACGCCGGTCGCGCCGGCGGGCCTGACCGTCGCCGACCTCGTGGCCCGCGGGCGGCACCCGCACCAGAGCTGGCTGCGCCAGTGGTCGGCCGAGGACGAGGCGGTCGTCGCCGAGGCGCTGGCCTGGACCGACATGGGCGACCTCGCCGACCGGCCGGTGGACGAGCTCTCGGGCGGCCAGCGGCAGCGGGCCTGGATCTCCATGGCCCTCGCGCAGGGCACCGACCTGATCCTGCTCGACGAGCCGACGACCTACCTGGACCTGTCGCACCAGATCGACGTCCTGGAGCTCGTGGCCCGGCTGCACGCCGAGCGGGGGCGGACCGTCGTCGTCGTGCTGCACGACCTCAACCTGGCCGCGCGCTACGCCCACCGGCTGGTGGCCATGCGCGACGGCGTCCTGGTGGCCTCGGGGACACCGCACGAGGTGCTCACCGAGCAGTTGCTGGCCGACGTCTTCGACCTCGAGGCCCGCGTGGTGCCCGACCCGGTCGCGGGGACGCCGATGGTGGTCCCCGTCCGCCGCCTGCCCCGGTGA
- a CDS encoding FecCD family ABC transporter permease: MTATADTIRETVPPEPGGRPAGRAATLRIGPVSARFRWRSVAVPLVALLVVVLLGAVALGRGDYPIGVPDVLRTLVGAGERSQRFIVLELRAPRVVVGVLVGLALGVAGALFQTFARNPLASPDILGITSGASVGAVLAIVASGTSSAGAVLGGLGVPLAALAGALGAGLLLFLLAFRSGVDGYRLVLVGIAVSSIALAVVDWLLTRAAIHDASAAYVWIVGSLNARTWDQAVPLALALAVLVPLALAAGRVLGVLQFGDDTARGLGVRLSAAQAAVVLVAVVLVAAAVSAAGPITFVALVVPQIAVRLAGGSRPPLLASGLIGAALVVLADLLTRTVLPQALPVGILTATVGAPYLLWLLVRGRRTLA, from the coding sequence GTGACCGCCACCGCCGACACGATCCGCGAGACGGTCCCGCCCGAGCCCGGCGGCCGCCCGGCCGGCCGCGCGGCCACCCTGCGGATCGGCCCCGTGTCGGCACGGTTCCGCTGGCGGTCGGTCGCCGTGCCCCTGGTCGCGCTGCTCGTCGTCGTGCTCCTCGGGGCGGTGGCCCTGGGACGGGGCGACTACCCGATCGGGGTTCCCGACGTGCTGCGCACGCTGGTCGGGGCGGGCGAGCGGAGCCAGCGGTTCATCGTGCTGGAGCTGCGGGCGCCGCGGGTCGTCGTCGGCGTGCTGGTCGGGCTCGCGCTCGGGGTGGCCGGGGCGCTGTTCCAGACGTTCGCGCGCAACCCGCTGGCCTCCCCCGACATCCTCGGGATCACCTCGGGCGCCTCGGTCGGCGCCGTCCTCGCGATCGTGGCGAGCGGCACCTCGTCGGCCGGCGCGGTCCTCGGCGGTCTGGGGGTCCCGCTCGCGGCCCTCGCCGGGGCGCTGGGGGCCGGCCTGCTGCTGTTCCTCCTGGCGTTCCGGTCCGGCGTCGACGGCTACCGGCTGGTCCTGGTCGGCATCGCGGTGTCCTCGATCGCCCTGGCGGTCGTCGACTGGCTGCTCACCCGGGCGGCCATCCACGACGCCTCGGCCGCCTACGTGTGGATCGTCGGCTCGCTCAACGCGCGCACCTGGGACCAGGCCGTGCCGCTGGCCCTCGCGCTGGCGGTCCTGGTGCCGCTGGCGCTCGCGGCGGGCCGGGTGCTCGGCGTGCTCCAGTTCGGCGACGACACCGCGCGCGGGCTCGGCGTGCGGCTGTCCGCGGCCCAGGCCGCCGTCGTGCTCGTCGCGGTCGTGCTGGTCGCGGCGGCGGTCTCGGCCGCCGGCCCGATCACGTTCGTCGCGCTGGTCGTCCCCCAGATCGCCGTCCGCCTGGCCGGCGGCTCGCGTCCGCCGCTGCTGGCCTCCGGCCTGATCGGCGCGGCGCTGGTCGTGCTCGCCGACCTGCTCACCCGCACGGTCTTGCCGCAGGCCCTGCCCGTCGGCATCCTCACCGCCACGGTCGGCGCCCCCTACCTGCTCTGGCTGCTCGTCCGCGGGAGGCGGACCCTCGCATGA